A stretch of Acidimicrobiales bacterium DNA encodes these proteins:
- a CDS encoding MazG nucleotide pyrophosphohydrolase domain-containing protein: MTGRIVACGLGPAGAELVTTETAALLAGDRPVRLRTGRHPAAEALAPGAPSYDAIYDEADTFAEVYRRIAEDLLATAAAGQHVVYAVPGSPRVLERTVDLLAAEAGPAGVALEVRPALSFLDLTWVRLGVDPLEEGVRLVDGHRFATAAAGQRGPLLVAHCHNRRVLSDVKLAVEEPPDEPVLVLQRLGSPDEAITEVAWADLDRSVEPDHLTSLWIPALAAPVAAELVAFAELVRTLRERCPWDREQTHVTLTRHALEEAYEVVEAVTAWDAAAGTDAEVDADEHLAEELGDLLFQVVFHATLGAERGAFTLAEVARGIHDKLVRRHPHVFPPEGGELAPSDVESITRTWEEIKRDETGRTSVMDGLPDALPSLLWAHKVLRKADAAGQPWAPPAPVAELGGAEDLGARLLALVHAARAADLDPETALRSAAARIRDRVRATEDAP; this comes from the coding sequence GTGACCGGCCGCATCGTGGCCTGCGGCCTGGGCCCCGCCGGCGCCGAGCTGGTCACCACCGAGACCGCCGCCCTGCTGGCCGGAGATCGGCCCGTCCGCCTGCGCACCGGGCGCCACCCGGCGGCCGAGGCCCTGGCCCCGGGTGCCCCCAGCTACGACGCGATCTACGACGAGGCCGACACCTTCGCCGAGGTGTACCGGCGCATCGCCGAGGACCTGCTGGCCACCGCGGCGGCCGGCCAGCACGTGGTCTACGCCGTGCCCGGCTCGCCCCGGGTGCTGGAGCGCACCGTCGACCTGCTGGCCGCCGAGGCGGGGCCGGCCGGGGTGGCACTGGAGGTCCGGCCCGCCCTGTCGTTCCTGGACCTGACCTGGGTGCGGCTCGGCGTCGACCCGTTGGAGGAGGGGGTGCGGCTGGTCGACGGCCACCGCTTCGCCACCGCCGCCGCCGGGCAGCGGGGACCCCTGCTGGTGGCCCACTGCCACAACCGGCGGGTCCTCTCCGACGTGAAGCTGGCGGTGGAGGAGCCCCCCGACGAGCCGGTGCTGGTGCTCCAGCGCCTGGGCTCACCCGACGAGGCCATCACCGAGGTGGCCTGGGCCGACCTGGACCGCAGCGTCGAGCCCGACCACCTGACCTCGCTGTGGATCCCGGCCCTGGCCGCCCCGGTGGCGGCCGAGCTGGTGGCCTTCGCCGAGCTGGTTCGGACGCTCCGCGAGCGGTGCCCGTGGGACCGGGAGCAGACCCACGTCACCCTCACCCGCCACGCCCTGGAGGAGGCCTACGAGGTGGTGGAGGCGGTCACCGCCTGGGACGCCGCCGCCGGCACCGACGCCGAGGTGGACGCGGATGAGCACCTGGCCGAGGAGCTGGGCGACCTGCTGTTCCAGGTGGTGTTCCACGCCACCCTGGGGGCCGAGCGGGGCGCCTTCACCCTGGCCGAGGTGGCCCGCGGCATCCACGACAAGCTGGTCCGCCGCCACCCCCACGTGTTCCCGCCGGAGGGGGGCGAGCTGGCCCCGTCCGACGTGGAGTCGATCACCCGCACCTGGGAGGAGATCAAGCGGGACGAGACGGGCCGCACCAGCGTGATGGACGGTCTGCCCGACGCCCTGCCCTCCCTGCTGTGGGCCCACAAGGTGCTGCGCAAGGCCGACGCCGCCGGCCAGCCGTGGGCCCCGCCGGCCCCGGTGGCGGAGCTGGGCGGCGCCGAGGACCTGGGGGCCCGCCTCCTGGCCCTGGTCCACGCCGCTCGGGCCGCCGACCTGGACCCCGAGACCGCCCTGCGCTCCGCGGCAGCCCGCATCCGCGACCGGGTGCGGGCCACCGAGGACGCCCCCTGA